ACGATCGGATCGTATGACCACGGTGGCGGCACCCCTCGCCGCCACCGGGAGCCGTGGACGCGGCGCCCGGCAAGGGGAGTGACGGTTCTTCACCCGGGGTCGCCGGAACGGGCGGCCGGTCCACCGAAGTTGACCGGAATCACCCGTTCGGCGGCAACCCGTACGTCAGTGCGTCAGCCCTTGTCGGACGCGGCGAGGGTGACCTGGACGAGCTTGGTCGACGTCCCGGTCGGCTGCGGCTGCCAGCCGTCCTCCGACTTGGTCTTGCGCCAGATCTTCCCGTCGTAGGCGACCGTCGCGATGCCCAGCTGCTGGGCCTGGGCGACCGCCCAGTGCGCGACCTCCCAGCCGCTCGCCCGCTCGGCGCTCACGCCGCCGTCGGCCCCGGCGTCGGACGAGGAGGTCAGCGCGGCGGCGGCCGGGTCCGGGGTCAGCGCGACGGCGTTCTCGGCGCCCTTGATCGTCGACGAGTAGCCGGCGGCCGGGGTGACGGTGCGGCCGAACTCGCGGCGCACCCTGTCGGACAGCACCTGGGTGCGGTCCGGGGCCGCGGCCGCAGTGGCGGAGGCGCCCGCGGTGGGCGTCGCCGTGTCGTCCGCGTCCGGCTTGGTGTAGTCGTGCACCACGCAGGAGAACGAGCCGGGCTCGCGGCCGGCCAGCGCCGAGGTGAGCAGCGTCGCCTTGGTCTCGTGCTTGGCGTACGCCTGCGGGTAGCCGCTCTTCTGCACCGCCTGCGCCGCGTCGGTCAGCGGCAGCCGGGTGTAGCCGGGCACCTTGACGAGGCCGTCCAGGAACTTGTTGGTCGCGTAGACCGGGTCCGCGATCTGCTGCGGGGTGCCCCAGCCCATCGACGGACGCTGCTGGAACAGGCCGATCGAGTCCCGGTCGCCGCCCGCGAGGTTGCGCAGCTTGGACTCCTGCATGGCGGTCGCCAGCGAGATCGCCGTGGCCCGGTCCGGCAGCCCGCGCGAGCGCGCCACCGCCGCTATCGTCGCCGCGTTGGCGGCCTGCGGGATCTCCAGGGTGCCCTCGCCGGTCGAGGTCTTCACCGAGCAGCCCTCGGCCTCGGTCTGCTGGAAGCCGAACCACCACAGGCCGGCCACGGCCAGCCCGCCGACCAGCGCGAGGGCGAGCAGCCCGATCAGCACGAGCAGCAGCGCGCGCACCGGGCCGCGGCGGGGGGCCGCCAACTCGTCGCCCAGTTCCCCGCTCCTTCTCCTGGCCACCCGTTGCCCCTCTCGCGCCTGCATGCCTGATCCGACACCGTACCCACTCGGACGGGTGTGCGGCGCCCCCCGGTTGCCCTTGATCGCGCGTTCCGCGTCACAGGACGACCACACAGGGCACACATCACGCGGACTAGGCTGGCGCTCATGAGCACCTCCGACACGACGCCCCTGGACCTCACCCTCGACGGCGGCGCGCTGACCGCCCGGCTCGTCGACTTCCCGTCGGTGAGCGGCGACGAGCAGGCGCTCGCCGACGCCGTGGAGGCCGCCCTGCGCGGCTACCCGCACCTCACCGTCGACCGGTACGGCAACAACGTCGTGGCCCGCACCAACACGGGCCGCGCCGAGCGCGTCCTGCTCGCCGGCCACCTGGACACCGTGCCGATCGCCGACAACCTGCCGTCGTACGTCGACGGGGACCTGCTCTACGGCTGCGGCACCTCGGACATGAAGTCCGGCGTGGCCGTCCAGCTGCGGCTCGCCGCCACCGTGACCGAGCCCAACCGGGACCTCACCTTCGTGTTCTACGACTGCGAGGAGGTGGAGGCCCACCGCAACGGCCTCGGCCACCTGGCCAAGGAGCGCCCGGAGTGGCTGGCCGCCGACTTCGCGGTGCTGATGGAGCCGAGCGGCGCCGTCGTCGAGGGCGGCTGCCAGGGCACGCTGCGCGCGCAGATCCGGCTCACCGGCGTGCGGGCCCACGCGGCCCGCAGCTGGCTCGGCGACAACGCCATCCACCACGCCGCCGAGGTGCTCGCCCGGCTCGCGACGTACGAGCCGCGCCGGGTGGAGATCGACGGCCTGGAGTACCGCGAGGGCCTGAACGCCGTCCGGATCGACGGCGGCGTGGCCGGCAACGTCATCCCGGACGAGTGCGTCGTCACGGTCAACTTCCGCTACGCGCCGGACCGCACCGAGGCGGAGGCGGAGAAGCACGTCCGCGAGGTCTTCGACGGCTTCGAGCTGACCGTCACGGACTTCGCCCCGGGCGCCCTCCCCGGGCTCTCCCAGCCGGCCGCGCAGGCCTTCCTGGCGGCCACCGGCGGCGAGGCTCGGGCCAAGTTCGGCTGGACCGACGTCGCCCGGTTCAGCGCGCTGGGCGTCCCGGCGGTCAACTACGGCCCCGGGGACCCGAACCTCGCGCACAAGCGGGAAGAGCACTGCTCGCTGACCGCGATCGCGCAGACCGAGGAGCGGCTGCGCGCCTGGCTCACCAGCTGAGCCGCCGCGGTGGGCGGCCGGTCCCGCCGGCCGCCCGCACCTGAACGCCGTCTTCCGGTCGCCCAACCGTCCTTCCCCTGTTGCCTGAAAACGGGGATCGGCGGGCGTAGGGTTTCGTCATGACAGGCACAGGAGACGACAAGCACTACGGACACGGCCCCGAACAGGTCGGCGTGCCGCGGAAGAAGAAGGCCTGGCCCGAGAAGCAGAAGGGCCCGGTGCTGGTGCGCCGGGACCAGGTCGGCACCAGTACGACGGACCAGCGCCTGCTGGACACCACCGGGCCGACCGACTGGCTGCACACCGATCCGTGGCGGGTGCTGCGGATCACCTCCGAGTTCGTCGAGGGCTTCGGCGCCCTCGCCGAACTCCCGCCCGCGATCAGCGTCTTCGGCTCCGCCCGGACCCCGGCCGACTCGCCCGAGTACGAGGCCGGCGTGGCCATCGGCCGGGCGCTCGCCGAAGCCGGCTACGCGGTGATCACCGGCGGCGGCCCGGGCGCGATGGAGGCCGCCAACCGCGGTGCCACCGAGGCCGGTGGCCTCAGCGTCGGCCTCGGGATCGAGCTGCCCTTCGAGCAGGGGCTGAACGAGTTCGTCGACCTCGGGCTGAACTTCCGTTACTTCTTCGTCCGCAAGACGATGTTCGTGAAGTACGCCCAGGGGTTCGTGGTGCTGCCCGGCGGGCTGGGCACTCTGGACGAGCTGTTCGAGGCGCTCACCCTGGTGCAGACGAAGAAGGTCACCCGGTTCCCGGTGATCCTCTTCGGCAGCGCCTACTGGGGCGGCCTCTTCGAGTGGCTCAAGAACACCCTGGTCGCGCAGGGCAAGGCGGCCCCGCACGACCTGGAGCTGTTCCACATCACCGACGAGATCGACGAGGTCGTGAAGATCCTCGCCGACGCCCGCCGCCCGGCCGACGAGATCTAGCCGGCCGACGGGATCCGGCCGGCGGGCGGGATCCGAGCGTCTCCGGGAGGTGTCACGACAGCCCCCGGCGGGCGACCGCCGGGGGCCGGGTGCCGCGGATCGAGGCGACCATGTCCAGCACCTGCCGGGTCTCCGCGACCTGGTGCACCCGGTAGACCCGGGCGCCCAGCCAGGCCGAGACCGCGGTGGTCGCCAGGGTGCCGAGCAGCCGCTCGTCCACCGGCCTGTCGAGCGTCTCGCCGACGAAGTCCTTGTTGGACAGCGAGACCAGTACCGGGAAGCCGGTCGCGGTCATCTCCGGCAGCCGCCGGGTCGCCTCCAGCGAGTGCCGGGTGTTCTTGCCGAAGTCGTGCCCCGGGTCGATGATCACCGCGTCCCGCCGCACGCCGAGCTCCACCGCGCGCTCGGCCAGCCCGACGGTCACCCGCAGGATGTCCGCCATCACGTCCTCGTAGCCGACCCGGTGCGGCCGGGTGCGCGGCTCGGCGCCGCCCGCGTGGGTGCAGACCAGCCCCACGTCGTGCCGGGCGGCGACCTCGGCGAGCTTCGGGTCCACCCCGCCCCAGGCGTCGTTCAGCAGGTCGGCGCCCGCCTCGCACACCGCCTCGCCGACCTCGTGCCGCCAGGTGTCCACGCTGATCACCGCCTCGGGGTGGCGCTTGCGCAGCTCGGCCACGAACGGCACGGTGCGGCGCAGCTCCTCCTCGACCGTGACCTCGTCGCCGGGCCCGGCCTTCACCCCGCCGACGTCCAGGATCGCCGCGCCCTCGGCCATCGCGCGGTCGGCGGCGGCGAACGCGGCCTCGTCCGCGAAGGTCGCGCCCCTGTCGAAGAACGAGTCCGGGGTCCGGTTGACGATCGCCATGATCACCAGCTCGTCGTCACCGAACTCCCGCGGTCCCAGGCGCAGCACCACCGATGTCTCCTCCACAGCTCCCGCGGGTGCGATGATGGCCCCCGGCCTCACTGGGGACCATGCTGTCATGATCAGCTGGGTCCGGGCACTTCGTAACAGACCGGCCGGGAAGTCTGGAGGACAGCTCGTGTTCTGGGTGATCGTGGCCGCCATGGCCGTGGTGGTCGGCGGCGCCGCGCTGGTGGCGCTCGGCGGCGGCGGCTCGATGCCGGAGGCCGTGCAGGACCGCATCTCCGCGCGGCTGCCGCAGGACCGCCCGATCGGCAAGACCGACGTGGACGACCTGCGCCTGCCGATGGCCGTCCGCGGCTACCGGATGGACGAGGTGGACGACGTCCTGGACCGGCTCGGCGCCGAACTCGCCCACCGCGACTCGCGGATCGCCGAACTGGAGGCCGCCGCCCACCTGCGCGGCGCGGTCGAGGCCACCACCGGCCCGGACACCGGAGCCGAACCCCTGCCCGGCCTGGAGGAGTTCGCGAAGGTGGTCGAACCGGCCGAGGAGCCGACAGGGCCGACGGACTCGAAGGAGCCCGAGGCGCCCGAGGACGCGAAGCCGGTGAAGGACCAGTGACCGCACCCGGGGACGGCACCGCACTCGGCGCGGACGGCCTGCGCCGCTGCGGCTGGGGCGACTCGACCGACGACTACCGCGTCTACCACGACACCGAGTGGGGCCGCGCCGTGCACGGCGACGACGCCCTGTTCGAACGGGTCTGCCTGGAGGCCTTCCAGTCGGGCCTGTCCTGGCTGACCATCCTGCGCCGCCGCGAGGGCTTCCGGGCGGCGTTCGCCGGCTTCGAGATCGGCAAGGTCGCCGAGTTCGGCGAGGCCGACGTCGAGCGGCTGCTCGCCGACCCCGGCATCATCCGCAACCGGGCCAAGATCGAGGCGTCCATCGCCAACGCCCGGGCCGCCCGCGACCTCGACGGCGGCCTGGACGCGCTGATCTGGCGGTTCGCCGGAGACCCGGACCGGCCGGCCCCCCGCACGCTGGGGGAGGTGCCGGCCGTCACGCCCGAGTCGACGGCGCTCGCGAAGGCGCTGAAGAAGGAGGGCTTCCGCTTCGTCGGCCCCACCACCGCCTACGCGCTCATGCAGGCCTGCGGGCTGGTGGACGACCACCTGGCGGGCTGCCACGTCCGCACCTCGCGACAGGCCTGGGGCAGGATCTAGCGGCCCAGGTAGCGCGGCTTCTCCTTGGCGATGAAGGCGCGGACCGCGATCCGGTGATCCTCGCTGTCGCCGGCCAGGGTCTGCAGCTCGTCCTCCTTGTCGAGCAGTTCGTCCAGCGAGTGCGAAGCCCCGTACGCCAGCGACTCCTTGATGGCGCCGTACGCCACCGTCGGGCCGTCGGCCAGCTCCCGGGCGAAGACCCGTGCGGTGGCGGCGAGTTCCTCAGCCGCGACCACCTTGGTGGCCAGGCCCAGCTCCATCGCCTCGGTGGCCTTCACCGTCCGGGGCAGCATCAGCAGCTCGGTGGCCTTGGCGTGCCCGACCAGCCGGGGCAGCGTCCACGACGCACCCGAGTCGGCGGTCAGCCCGATCCCGGCGAACGCGGTGTTGAAACCGGCCTTCTCGGAGATGATCCGGAAGTCGCAGGCGAAGGCCAGCGAGGCACCCGCGCCCGCCGCCACCCCGCCGACCGCCGCGACCGTCGGCTTGCGCATGCCCGTCAGCGCCCGCACCAGCGGGTTGTAGTGCTCGCCGACGGTGCGCAGCGCTCCCTCGCCGGTCTCGTCGGCCTGCTTGAGCATCGTCAGGTGCTCGTTCAGGTCCTGCCCGACGCAGAACGCGCGCTCGCCCGCCCCGGTCAGCAGCACCGCCCGCACCGCCGGGTCGGCCGCCGCGGCGGCCACGGTGTCCCGCAGCGCGACCTTGGTGGCGACGTCCAGCGCGTTCATCGCCTCGGGGCGGTTGATGGTGATGACGGCCAGACCGCCGTCCAGCTCGTACAGCACGGAATCGGACATGGGCGAGGGCTCCCTCGTGATCGTCGCGGTGTCGGTCGTGTGCCAGGATGCCGGAGCGCGCGGCCAGCTGGGGAGTGTGAGGTATCGCACCTTCCGGTGCTGTCCGCACCGCCGCCGCGCCGGGGCTTATGACGGGAAATGGGCCGGTTGGGGGCGGTCCGGCCGTGGTTGCACCGAGAGTGATGTTGGTCATCAGGCCGTTGCATGCGGGATAATGGCTTCCGATCAATGCGTTCGATACCGGCGGTGGACGGACTGCCGGTGCGTAGCTGAGCGGTTGCAGGAAGGGGAACGAGCATGGCGGCCATGAAGCCGCGGACGGGTGACGGCCCGCTCGAAGTCACCAAAGAGGGGCGGGGCATCATCATGCGCGTTCCGCTCGAAGGCGGCGGACGCCTCGTGGTGGAGCTCACGCCTGACGAGGCCGACGCCCTGGGCGACGCCCTGAAGAAGGCCACTGGCTGACCGCAGCGGGTGCTCCCCATCTCCTGGAGATGTGCTGCCGGGCCCGGGTACGACGTCGCGTCGGCCCGGGCCCGCGGCTTCCCCGTCGCTGCCGCCTGACGGCTCGCTACCGCTTGACGGCGCAGAGCAGCCCGTCCGAGACCGGCAGCAGCGCGGGCAGCAGTGCCTCGCTCTCCCGGACGTCCCGGACGAGGTCCCGGACCGCGTGCGTCTGCGGGTCCTGCAGTTCGGGCTCGGCCAGCCGGCCCTCCTGGAAGACCCCCTCGAAGCAGACCATCCCACCCGGCCGGAGCAGCCGCAGCGCCTCCGCCAGGTACTCCCGCGACTCCGCCGGATCCCCGTCGCAGAACACCAGGTCGTACTGCCCGTCCGCGAGCCGCGGCAGCACCTCCAGCGCCCGGCCCGGTATGAACCGCGACCGGTTGGCCGCGAACCCGGCCGCCTGGTAGGGCCTCCCGGGCCAGCTGCTGGCGCACCGGCTCCGAGTCCACCGTCGTCAGCACGCCGTCCGGCCGCATCCCGCGCAGCAGGTAGACCCCCGAGACCCCCGTCCCGGTGCCGATCTCGGCCACCGCCTTGGCGTCCAGC
The nucleotide sequence above comes from Streptomyces kaniharaensis. Encoded proteins:
- the dapE gene encoding succinyl-diaminopimelate desuccinylase translates to MSTSDTTPLDLTLDGGALTARLVDFPSVSGDEQALADAVEAALRGYPHLTVDRYGNNVVARTNTGRAERVLLAGHLDTVPIADNLPSYVDGDLLYGCGTSDMKSGVAVQLRLAATVTEPNRDLTFVFYDCEEVEAHRNGLGHLAKERPEWLAADFAVLMEPSGAVVEGGCQGTLRAQIRLTGVRAHAARSWLGDNAIHHAAEVLARLATYEPRRVEIDGLEYREGLNAVRIDGGVAGNVIPDECVVTVNFRYAPDRTEAEAEKHVREVFDGFELTVTDFAPGALPGLSQPAAQAFLAATGGEARAKFGWTDVARFSALGVPAVNYGPGDPNLAHKREEHCSLTAIAQTEERLRAWLTS
- a CDS encoding LOG family protein codes for the protein MTGTGDDKHYGHGPEQVGVPRKKKAWPEKQKGPVLVRRDQVGTSTTDQRLLDTTGPTDWLHTDPWRVLRITSEFVEGFGALAELPPAISVFGSARTPADSPEYEAGVAIGRALAEAGYAVITGGGPGAMEAANRGATEAGGLSVGLGIELPFEQGLNEFVDLGLNFRYFFVRKTMFVKYAQGFVVLPGGLGTLDELFEALTLVQTKKVTRFPVILFGSAYWGGLFEWLKNTLVAQGKAAPHDLELFHITDEIDEVVKILADARRPADEI
- the folP gene encoding dihydropteroate synthase → MAIVNRTPDSFFDRGATFADEAAFAAADRAMAEGAAILDVGGVKAGPGDEVTVEEELRRTVPFVAELRKRHPEAVISVDTWRHEVGEAVCEAGADLLNDAWGGVDPKLAEVAARHDVGLVCTHAGGAEPRTRPHRVGYEDVMADILRVTVGLAERAVELGVRRDAVIIDPGHDFGKNTRHSLEATRRLPEMTATGFPVLVSLSNKDFVGETLDRPVDERLLGTLATTAVSAWLGARVYRVHQVAETRQVLDMVASIRGTRPPAVARRGLS
- a CDS encoding DivIVA domain-containing protein, translating into MFWVIVAAMAVVVGGAALVALGGGGSMPEAVQDRISARLPQDRPIGKTDVDDLRLPMAVRGYRMDEVDDVLDRLGAELAHRDSRIAELEAAAHLRGAVEATTGPDTGAEPLPGLEEFAKVVEPAEEPTGPTDSKEPEAPEDAKPVKDQ
- a CDS encoding DNA-3-methyladenine glycosylase I, whose translation is MTAPGDGTALGADGLRRCGWGDSTDDYRVYHDTEWGRAVHGDDALFERVCLEAFQSGLSWLTILRRREGFRAAFAGFEIGKVAEFGEADVERLLADPGIIRNRAKIEASIANARAARDLDGGLDALIWRFAGDPDRPAPRTLGEVPAVTPESTALAKALKKEGFRFVGPTTAYALMQACGLVDDHLAGCHVRTSRQAWGRI
- a CDS encoding enoyl-CoA hydratase-related protein, giving the protein MSDSVLYELDGGLAVITINRPEAMNALDVATKVALRDTVAAAAADPAVRAVLLTGAGERAFCVGQDLNEHLTMLKQADETGEGALRTVGEHYNPLVRALTGMRKPTVAAVGGVAAGAGASLAFACDFRIISEKAGFNTAFAGIGLTADSGASWTLPRLVGHAKATELLMLPRTVKATEAMELGLATKVVAAEELAATARVFARELADGPTVAYGAIKESLAYGASHSLDELLDKEDELQTLAGDSEDHRIAVRAFIAKEKPRYLGR
- a CDS encoding DUF3117 domain-containing protein, whose protein sequence is MAAMKPRTGDGPLEVTKEGRGIIMRVPLEGGGRLVVELTPDEADALGDALKKATG